From Alligator mississippiensis isolate rAllMis1 chromosome 9, rAllMis1, whole genome shotgun sequence, one genomic window encodes:
- the PANK3 gene encoding pantothenate kinase 3 isoform X1 has product MKIKDAKKPSFPWFGMDIGGTLVKLAYFEPIDITAEEEQEEVESLKSIRKYLTSNVAYGSTGIRDVHLELKNLTLFGRKGNLHFIRFPTHDLPTFIQMGRNKNFSTLHTVLCATGGGAYKFEEDFRTIGNLQLHKLDELDCLVKGLLYIDSVSFNGQAECYYFENASEPERCQKMPFNLDDPYPLLVVNIGSGVSILAVHSKDNYKRVTGTSLGGGTFLGLCSLLTGCESFEEALEMASKGDSTHADKLVRDIYGGDYERFGLPGWAVASSFGNMIYKEKRESVSKEDLARATLVTITNNIGSIARMCAVNEKINRVVFVGNFLRVNTLSMKLLAYALDYWSKGQLKALFLEHEGYFGAVGALLGLPNFS; this is encoded by the exons CTTTCCCATGGTTTGGTATGGACATTGGGGGAACCCTGGTGAAACTTGCATACTTTGAACCAATTGATATCACTGCagaagaggagcaggaggaagttGAAAGCTTGAAGAGTATCCGCAAATATTTGACTTCCAATGTAGCCTATGGATCCACTGGCATCCGAGATGTCCACCTTGAATTGAAAAACTTGACACTTTTTGGCCGAAAGGGAAACTTGCACTTTATTCGATTCCCAACTCATGACTTGCCTACTTTTATTCAAATGGGAAGAAATAAAAACTTTTCAACGCTACACACAGTGCTTtgtgccacaggaggtggtgctTATAAGTTTGAAGAAGACTTTCGCACA aTTGGAAACCTGCAGCTGCACAAACTGGATGAGCTTGACTGCCTTGTCAAAGGATTGTTGTATATAGATTCAGTCAGTTTTAATGGCCAGGCAGAGTGCTATTACTTTGAAAATGCCTCAGAACCTGAGAGATGCCAAAAGATGCCTTTTAACCTGGATGACCCATACCCACTGCTGGTTGTAAACATTGGTTCAGGAGTCAGTATTTTAGCAGTCCATTCCAAAGACAACTACAAGAGAGTAACTGGAACAAG tcTAGGTGGAGGGACCTTTTTAGGTTTATGCAGTTTATTAACTGGCTGTGAAAGTTTTGAAGAAGCTCTTGAAATGGCATCCAAAGGGGATAGCACACATGCTGACAAGCTGGTCCGTGATATTTATGGAGGAGACTATGAACGATTTGGCTTGCCAGGATGGGCAGTAGCATCTAG TTTTGGGAATATGATCTACAAAGAGAAGAGAGAATCTGTTAGTAAAGAAGACCTGGCTAGAGCCACATTGGTTACCATCACCAATAATATTGGGTCTATAGCACGGATGTGTGCTGTTAACGAG AAAATAAACAGAGTTGTCTTCGTTGGCAATTTTTTACGTGTGAATACTTTGTCAATGAAGCTGCTTGCATATGCACTGGATTACTGGTCAAAAGGCCAGCTAAAAGCTCTGTTCCTAGAACATGAG GGGTATTTTGGAGCTGTTGGTGCTCTTCTTGGGTTGCCGAATTTCAGCTGA
- the PANK3 gene encoding pantothenate kinase 3 isoform X2: protein MPFNLDDPYPLLVVNIGSGVSILAVHSKDNYKRVTGTSLGGGTFLGLCSLLTGCESFEEALEMASKGDSTHADKLVRDIYGGDYERFGLPGWAVASSFGNMIYKEKRESVSKEDLARATLVTITNNIGSIARMCAVNEKINRVVFVGNFLRVNTLSMKLLAYALDYWSKGQLKALFLEHEGYFGAVGALLGLPNFS from the exons ATGCCTTTTAACCTGGATGACCCATACCCACTGCTGGTTGTAAACATTGGTTCAGGAGTCAGTATTTTAGCAGTCCATTCCAAAGACAACTACAAGAGAGTAACTGGAACAAG tcTAGGTGGAGGGACCTTTTTAGGTTTATGCAGTTTATTAACTGGCTGTGAAAGTTTTGAAGAAGCTCTTGAAATGGCATCCAAAGGGGATAGCACACATGCTGACAAGCTGGTCCGTGATATTTATGGAGGAGACTATGAACGATTTGGCTTGCCAGGATGGGCAGTAGCATCTAG TTTTGGGAATATGATCTACAAAGAGAAGAGAGAATCTGTTAGTAAAGAAGACCTGGCTAGAGCCACATTGGTTACCATCACCAATAATATTGGGTCTATAGCACGGATGTGTGCTGTTAACGAG AAAATAAACAGAGTTGTCTTCGTTGGCAATTTTTTACGTGTGAATACTTTGTCAATGAAGCTGCTTGCATATGCACTGGATTACTGGTCAAAAGGCCAGCTAAAAGCTCTGTTCCTAGAACATGAG GGGTATTTTGGAGCTGTTGGTGCTCTTCTTGGGTTGCCGAATTTCAGCTGA